GAAACCAAGCTTGAGGACTGCCGGGTAGAAGATAGGGGTGGCAAGGATCATGAATGCAAGGTCATCAATAAAAGAACCACCTATCTCGTATACGAGGCAGATCATTATCATGATAAGGTAACGGTTAAGAGGCAGCGCTACCAACCAATCTGCTGTTTTCTGGGGGATATTGGTCACGGCTATGAAATGGCCAAGTATTACAGAGCCTGTAATGAGCATAAGGATCATCCCGGCAGTACGAAGGGCTTCCGTGACTGATTTAACATACCCAGTGAAATTTATACTCCGCTTGGCTATCGCCAGAACAAGAACAGCAAATGTACCTACTGCCCCTGCCTCAGTAGGTGTGAAAAAG
This DNA window, taken from Pseudomonadota bacterium, encodes the following:
- a CDS encoding TRAP transporter large permease subunit, encoding FFTPTEAGAVGTFAVLVLAIAKRSINFTGYVKSVTEALRTAGMILMLITGSVILGHFIAVTNIPQKTADWLVALPLNRYLIMIMICLVYEIGGSFIDDLAFMILATPIFYPAVLKLGFNPIWFGIVIGVVVMIGVVIPPVAVCVFVVHNITKEPMGRIYKGVAPFLISLILVWGLLFVFPQLALWLPSVFYK